A section of the Drosophila sechellia strain sech25 chromosome 3L, ASM438219v1, whole genome shotgun sequence genome encodes:
- the LOC6610302 gene encoding unconventional myosin IC isoform X1 — MYIEIQSLIFAIMDTKDYIDFNSQLKMETGLHERDRAGVQDFVLLENYQSEEAFIGNLKKRFQEDLIYTYIGQVLISVNPYKQLPIYTDDHVKPYRNKHFYEMPPHIFAVTDNAFRSLIEENRGQCVLISGESGSGKTEASKKVLQFIAACSGNQTTVEGVKDKLLKSNPVLEAFGNAKTNRNDNSSRFGKYMDIQFDFKGAPIGGNILNYLLEKSRVVAQMGGERNFHIFYQLLAGADEALLQELRLERALDTYSYLTDGLNGSVTSINDADSFKQVQQALTVIDFSKEEQREIFGIVASILHLGNVGFTEVEGNAKVNSRDLVVTAARLLGVNASELEAALTHRTIDARGDVVTSPLNQELAIYARDALAKAVYDRLFSWLVQRLNISLQAKETRASRNNVMGILDIYGFEIFQKNSFEQFCINFCNEKLQQLFIELTLKSEQDEYRREGIEWIPVEYFDNKVICNLIEEKHKGIISILDEECLRPGEPTDKTFLEKLTQKLAQHHHYVCHEKAPAHIKKIMLRDEFRLVHYAGEVTYSVNGFLDKNNDLLFRDLKETLSKAGNGIVRSCFPEKELRSLKRPETAITQFRASLNNLMDILMCKEPSYIRCIKPNDLQTANVFNDELVLHQVKYLGLMENLRVRRAGFAYRRAYELFLERYKSLSKSTWPNYKGPGGPKAGVQQLVKDLGWDEEKYRVGETKLFIRWPRTLFDTEDAYQEKKHEIAAIIQAHWKGLMQRRKYLKLRAQVIILQSYCRRKLAQQAAKKRREAADKIRAFIKGFITRNDAPNGFNEEFIANAKRMWLLRLAKELPTKVLDKSWPHAPGHCEEASGILHRLHRLHLARIYRLKLTPQQKRQFELKVLAEKVFKGKKNNYASSVPTWFQEDRIPKEHIQGVNDFVASTFGSEQLKYQSFCTKFDRHGYKSRDRFILLSNKAVYVLDGKTYKQKHRLPLEKIDFTLTNHNDDLMVIRIPLDLKKDKGDLILIIPRIIEFSTYIIDTVGTASIVSIVDRNSLEHNVVKGKGGVIDIQTGAEPGVVRDKGHLVIIGTQ; from the exons ATGTATATTGAAATCCAATCCTTGATCTTCGCAATAATGGATACTAAGGACTATATAGA TTTTAATTCCCAGCTGAAAATGGAGACGGGCCTGCACGAGCGAGATCGTGCTGGAGTCCAGGACTTTGTGCTCCTCGAGAACTACCAGAGCGAAGAAGCCTTCATCGGGAATCTGAAGAAGCGGTTCCAAGAAGACTTGATTTAT ACCTACATTGGCCAGGTGTTGATCTCCGTGAATCCCTACAAACAGCTGCCCATCTACACCGACGACCATGTCAAGCCGTACAGGAACAAGCACTTCTACGAGATGCCCCCACACAT CTTTGCGGTGACGGACAACGCCTTCCGTTCACTGATCGAGGAGAACCGCGGCCAGTGCGTGCTCATCTCCGGAGAGAGTGGTTCCGGCAAGACGGAGGCCTCCAAGAAGGTGCTGCAGTTCATTGCCGCCTGCTCCGGCAACCAGACGACCGTCGAGGGCGTCAAGGACAAGCTGCTAAAGAGCAATCCCGTGCTGGAGGCCTTCGGTAATGCCAAGACGAACCGGAATGACAACTCCTCGCGGTTCGGCAAGTACATGGACATCCAGTTCGATTTCAAAGGAGCTCCGATCGGAGGCAACATCCTCAACTATCTGTTGGAAAAGTCGCGAGTGGTGGCTCAAATGGGGGGCGAGCGCAACTTCCACATCTTCTACCAACTCCTGGCCGGTGCCGATGAGGCCCTTCTGCAGGAACTGCGTCTGGAGCGGGCTCTGGACACCTATAGCTACCTGACGGATGGG CTCAATGGCTCCGTGACGAGCATTAACGATGCGGACAGCTTCAAGCAGGTACAGCAGGCCCTCACTGTGATCGACTTCAGCAAGGAGGAGCAGCGCGAGATCTTCGGAATCGTGGCCAGCATTCTGCATCTAGGAAACGTTGGCTTCACTGAGGTCGAGGGCAATGCCAAAGTGAACAGCAGGGATCTGGTGGTCACCGCTGCTCGTTTGCTTGGTGTGAACGCTAGCGAACTAGAGGCCGCCCTAACGCACCGTACAATTGACGCTCGGGGGGATGTGGTGACCTCACCACTGAACCAGGAGCTCGCCATCTATGCCAGGGACGCCTTGGCCAAGGCTGTCTACGATCGTCTGTTCTCCTGGCTGGTTCAGCGCCTCAACATTTCGCTGCAGGCGAAGGAAACGCGGGCGTCCCGGAACAATGTGATGGGCATTCTGGACATCTATGGATTCGAGATCTTCCAGAAGAACAGCTTTGAGCAGTTCTGCATCAATTTCTGCAACGagaagctgcagcagctgttcATCGAGCTAACCCTGAAGTCGGAGCAGGATGAATACCGCCGGGAGGGCATCGAGTGGATACCTGTGGAGTACTTCGACAACAAGGTGATTTGCAACCTGATCGAGGAGAAGCACAAGGGCATCATCTCCATACTGGACGAGGAGTGCCTGCGACCAGGAGAGCCCACGGATAAGACCTTCCTTGAGAAGCTCACCCAGAAGTTGGCCCAGCACCACCACTACGTTTGCCACGAAAAGGCGCCCGCCCACATCAAGAAAATCATGCTGCGCGATGAGTTCCGCTTGGTTCACTATGCCGGCGAGGTCACCTACAGTGTCAATGGATTCCTGGACAAGAACAACGACCTGTTGTTCAGGGATCTGAAGGAGACCCTCAGCAAGGCTGGCAACGGCATTGTGAGGAGCTGCTTCCCGGAGAAAGAGCTGCGCAGCCTGAAGCGTCCGGAGACGGCCATCACCCAGTTCCGTGCCTCTCTTAATAACCTCATGGACATTCTGATGTGCAAGGAGCCGAGCTACATTCGCTGCATCAAGCCAAACGACCTGCAGACTGCCAACGTCTTCAACGATGAGTTGGTACTGCACCAGGTCAAGTACCTTGGCCTGATGGAGAATCTGCGTGTGAGGCGAGCTGGTTTCGCCTACCGACGAGCGTATGAGCTCTTCCTGGAGCGCTACAAGTCCCTGAGCAAGTCCACCTGGCCCAATTACAAGGGTCCCGGTGGCCCGAAAGCGGGCGTCCAGCAGCTGGTGAAAGATTTGGGCTGGGACGAGGAAAAGTACAGGGTGGGCGAGACGAAACTATTCATCCGCTGGCCAAGAACCCTGTTCGATACTGAGGATGCCTACCAGGAGAAGAAACATGAGATAGCGGCCATCATCCAGGCCCACTGGAAGGGATTGATGCAGAGGAGGAAATACCTGAAACTGCGTGCTCAGGTGATCATACTGCAGAGCTACTGTCGCCGAAAGTTGGCCCAGCAGGCGGCCAAGAAGCGCAGGGAGGCCGCCGATAAGATTCGTGCCTTTATCAAGGGCTTCATCACCAGGAACGATGCCCCGAATGGCTTCAACGAAGAGTTTATTGCCAACGCTAAGCGGATGTGGCTGCTTCGACTGGCCAAGGAGCTGCCCACCAAGGTGCTGGATAAGAGCTGGCCCCATGCCCCTGGGCATTGCGAGGAGGCCTCCGGCATCCTTCACCGCCTGCACCGTCTTCACTTGGCCAGGATCTACCGCCTTAAACTGACGCCGCAGCAGAAGAGGCAATTCGAGCTGAAGGTCCTGGCGGAAAAGGTCTTTAAGGGCAAGAAGAACAACTACGCGAGCAGTGTGCCCACCTGGTTCCAGGAGGACCGCATCCCCAAGGAGCACATCCAGGGAGTCAACGACTTCGTGGCCAGCACCTTCGGCAGCGAGCAGCTTAAGTACCAATCCTTCTGCACCAAGTTTGATCGGCACGGCTACAAGTCCCGCGACCGCTTCATCCTGCTGAGCAACAAGGCTGTCTACGTCCTCGACGGAAAGACATACAAGCAGAAGCACCGCCTGCCGCTGGAAAAGATCGACTTCACGCTGACGAACCACAACGACGACCTGATGGTCATCCGCATTCCGCTCGACCTGAAAAAGGACAAGGGCGACTTGATTCTGATCATTCCGCGCATCATCGAGTTCAGCACGTATATCATTGACACCGTGGGAACTGCTTCCATCGTCTCCATTGTGGACAGAAATTC GCTGGAGCACAACGTGGTCAAGGGCAAGGGCGGCGTCATCGACATCCAAACGGGCGCCGAGCCCGGAGTGGTTCGTGATAAGGGCCATCTAGTTATC ATTGGAACGCAATAG
- the LOC6610302 gene encoding unconventional myosin IC isoform X2, whose translation MASFNSQLKMETGLHERDRAGVQDFVLLENYQSEEAFIGNLKKRFQEDLIYTYIGQVLISVNPYKQLPIYTDDHVKPYRNKHFYEMPPHIFAVTDNAFRSLIEENRGQCVLISGESGSGKTEASKKVLQFIAACSGNQTTVEGVKDKLLKSNPVLEAFGNAKTNRNDNSSRFGKYMDIQFDFKGAPIGGNILNYLLEKSRVVAQMGGERNFHIFYQLLAGADEALLQELRLERALDTYSYLTDGLNGSVTSINDADSFKQVQQALTVIDFSKEEQREIFGIVASILHLGNVGFTEVEGNAKVNSRDLVVTAARLLGVNASELEAALTHRTIDARGDVVTSPLNQELAIYARDALAKAVYDRLFSWLVQRLNISLQAKETRASRNNVMGILDIYGFEIFQKNSFEQFCINFCNEKLQQLFIELTLKSEQDEYRREGIEWIPVEYFDNKVICNLIEEKHKGIISILDEECLRPGEPTDKTFLEKLTQKLAQHHHYVCHEKAPAHIKKIMLRDEFRLVHYAGEVTYSVNGFLDKNNDLLFRDLKETLSKAGNGIVRSCFPEKELRSLKRPETAITQFRASLNNLMDILMCKEPSYIRCIKPNDLQTANVFNDELVLHQVKYLGLMENLRVRRAGFAYRRAYELFLERYKSLSKSTWPNYKGPGGPKAGVQQLVKDLGWDEEKYRVGETKLFIRWPRTLFDTEDAYQEKKHEIAAIIQAHWKGLMQRRKYLKLRAQVIILQSYCRRKLAQQAAKKRREAADKIRAFIKGFITRNDAPNGFNEEFIANAKRMWLLRLAKELPTKVLDKSWPHAPGHCEEASGILHRLHRLHLARIYRLKLTPQQKRQFELKVLAEKVFKGKKNNYASSVPTWFQEDRIPKEHIQGVNDFVASTFGSEQLKYQSFCTKFDRHGYKSRDRFILLSNKAVYVLDGKTYKQKHRLPLEKIDFTLTNHNDDLMVIRIPLDLKKDKGDLILIIPRIIEFSTYIIDTVGTASIVSIVDRNSLEHNVVKGKGGVIDIQTGAEPGVVRDKGHLVIIGTQ comes from the exons ATGGCCAG TTTTAATTCCCAGCTGAAAATGGAGACGGGCCTGCACGAGCGAGATCGTGCTGGAGTCCAGGACTTTGTGCTCCTCGAGAACTACCAGAGCGAAGAAGCCTTCATCGGGAATCTGAAGAAGCGGTTCCAAGAAGACTTGATTTAT ACCTACATTGGCCAGGTGTTGATCTCCGTGAATCCCTACAAACAGCTGCCCATCTACACCGACGACCATGTCAAGCCGTACAGGAACAAGCACTTCTACGAGATGCCCCCACACAT CTTTGCGGTGACGGACAACGCCTTCCGTTCACTGATCGAGGAGAACCGCGGCCAGTGCGTGCTCATCTCCGGAGAGAGTGGTTCCGGCAAGACGGAGGCCTCCAAGAAGGTGCTGCAGTTCATTGCCGCCTGCTCCGGCAACCAGACGACCGTCGAGGGCGTCAAGGACAAGCTGCTAAAGAGCAATCCCGTGCTGGAGGCCTTCGGTAATGCCAAGACGAACCGGAATGACAACTCCTCGCGGTTCGGCAAGTACATGGACATCCAGTTCGATTTCAAAGGAGCTCCGATCGGAGGCAACATCCTCAACTATCTGTTGGAAAAGTCGCGAGTGGTGGCTCAAATGGGGGGCGAGCGCAACTTCCACATCTTCTACCAACTCCTGGCCGGTGCCGATGAGGCCCTTCTGCAGGAACTGCGTCTGGAGCGGGCTCTGGACACCTATAGCTACCTGACGGATGGG CTCAATGGCTCCGTGACGAGCATTAACGATGCGGACAGCTTCAAGCAGGTACAGCAGGCCCTCACTGTGATCGACTTCAGCAAGGAGGAGCAGCGCGAGATCTTCGGAATCGTGGCCAGCATTCTGCATCTAGGAAACGTTGGCTTCACTGAGGTCGAGGGCAATGCCAAAGTGAACAGCAGGGATCTGGTGGTCACCGCTGCTCGTTTGCTTGGTGTGAACGCTAGCGAACTAGAGGCCGCCCTAACGCACCGTACAATTGACGCTCGGGGGGATGTGGTGACCTCACCACTGAACCAGGAGCTCGCCATCTATGCCAGGGACGCCTTGGCCAAGGCTGTCTACGATCGTCTGTTCTCCTGGCTGGTTCAGCGCCTCAACATTTCGCTGCAGGCGAAGGAAACGCGGGCGTCCCGGAACAATGTGATGGGCATTCTGGACATCTATGGATTCGAGATCTTCCAGAAGAACAGCTTTGAGCAGTTCTGCATCAATTTCTGCAACGagaagctgcagcagctgttcATCGAGCTAACCCTGAAGTCGGAGCAGGATGAATACCGCCGGGAGGGCATCGAGTGGATACCTGTGGAGTACTTCGACAACAAGGTGATTTGCAACCTGATCGAGGAGAAGCACAAGGGCATCATCTCCATACTGGACGAGGAGTGCCTGCGACCAGGAGAGCCCACGGATAAGACCTTCCTTGAGAAGCTCACCCAGAAGTTGGCCCAGCACCACCACTACGTTTGCCACGAAAAGGCGCCCGCCCACATCAAGAAAATCATGCTGCGCGATGAGTTCCGCTTGGTTCACTATGCCGGCGAGGTCACCTACAGTGTCAATGGATTCCTGGACAAGAACAACGACCTGTTGTTCAGGGATCTGAAGGAGACCCTCAGCAAGGCTGGCAACGGCATTGTGAGGAGCTGCTTCCCGGAGAAAGAGCTGCGCAGCCTGAAGCGTCCGGAGACGGCCATCACCCAGTTCCGTGCCTCTCTTAATAACCTCATGGACATTCTGATGTGCAAGGAGCCGAGCTACATTCGCTGCATCAAGCCAAACGACCTGCAGACTGCCAACGTCTTCAACGATGAGTTGGTACTGCACCAGGTCAAGTACCTTGGCCTGATGGAGAATCTGCGTGTGAGGCGAGCTGGTTTCGCCTACCGACGAGCGTATGAGCTCTTCCTGGAGCGCTACAAGTCCCTGAGCAAGTCCACCTGGCCCAATTACAAGGGTCCCGGTGGCCCGAAAGCGGGCGTCCAGCAGCTGGTGAAAGATTTGGGCTGGGACGAGGAAAAGTACAGGGTGGGCGAGACGAAACTATTCATCCGCTGGCCAAGAACCCTGTTCGATACTGAGGATGCCTACCAGGAGAAGAAACATGAGATAGCGGCCATCATCCAGGCCCACTGGAAGGGATTGATGCAGAGGAGGAAATACCTGAAACTGCGTGCTCAGGTGATCATACTGCAGAGCTACTGTCGCCGAAAGTTGGCCCAGCAGGCGGCCAAGAAGCGCAGGGAGGCCGCCGATAAGATTCGTGCCTTTATCAAGGGCTTCATCACCAGGAACGATGCCCCGAATGGCTTCAACGAAGAGTTTATTGCCAACGCTAAGCGGATGTGGCTGCTTCGACTGGCCAAGGAGCTGCCCACCAAGGTGCTGGATAAGAGCTGGCCCCATGCCCCTGGGCATTGCGAGGAGGCCTCCGGCATCCTTCACCGCCTGCACCGTCTTCACTTGGCCAGGATCTACCGCCTTAAACTGACGCCGCAGCAGAAGAGGCAATTCGAGCTGAAGGTCCTGGCGGAAAAGGTCTTTAAGGGCAAGAAGAACAACTACGCGAGCAGTGTGCCCACCTGGTTCCAGGAGGACCGCATCCCCAAGGAGCACATCCAGGGAGTCAACGACTTCGTGGCCAGCACCTTCGGCAGCGAGCAGCTTAAGTACCAATCCTTCTGCACCAAGTTTGATCGGCACGGCTACAAGTCCCGCGACCGCTTCATCCTGCTGAGCAACAAGGCTGTCTACGTCCTCGACGGAAAGACATACAAGCAGAAGCACCGCCTGCCGCTGGAAAAGATCGACTTCACGCTGACGAACCACAACGACGACCTGATGGTCATCCGCATTCCGCTCGACCTGAAAAAGGACAAGGGCGACTTGATTCTGATCATTCCGCGCATCATCGAGTTCAGCACGTATATCATTGACACCGTGGGAACTGCTTCCATCGTCTCCATTGTGGACAGAAATTC GCTGGAGCACAACGTGGTCAAGGGCAAGGGCGGCGTCATCGACATCCAAACGGGCGCCGAGCCCGGAGTGGTTCGTGATAAGGGCCATCTAGTTATC ATTGGAACGCAATAG
- the LOC6610302 gene encoding unconventional myosin IC isoform X3 codes for METGLHERDRAGVQDFVLLENYQSEEAFIGNLKKRFQEDLIYTYIGQVLISVNPYKQLPIYTDDHVKPYRNKHFYEMPPHIFAVTDNAFRSLIEENRGQCVLISGESGSGKTEASKKVLQFIAACSGNQTTVEGVKDKLLKSNPVLEAFGNAKTNRNDNSSRFGKYMDIQFDFKGAPIGGNILNYLLEKSRVVAQMGGERNFHIFYQLLAGADEALLQELRLERALDTYSYLTDGLNGSVTSINDADSFKQVQQALTVIDFSKEEQREIFGIVASILHLGNVGFTEVEGNAKVNSRDLVVTAARLLGVNASELEAALTHRTIDARGDVVTSPLNQELAIYARDALAKAVYDRLFSWLVQRLNISLQAKETRASRNNVMGILDIYGFEIFQKNSFEQFCINFCNEKLQQLFIELTLKSEQDEYRREGIEWIPVEYFDNKVICNLIEEKHKGIISILDEECLRPGEPTDKTFLEKLTQKLAQHHHYVCHEKAPAHIKKIMLRDEFRLVHYAGEVTYSVNGFLDKNNDLLFRDLKETLSKAGNGIVRSCFPEKELRSLKRPETAITQFRASLNNLMDILMCKEPSYIRCIKPNDLQTANVFNDELVLHQVKYLGLMENLRVRRAGFAYRRAYELFLERYKSLSKSTWPNYKGPGGPKAGVQQLVKDLGWDEEKYRVGETKLFIRWPRTLFDTEDAYQEKKHEIAAIIQAHWKGLMQRRKYLKLRAQVIILQSYCRRKLAQQAAKKRREAADKIRAFIKGFITRNDAPNGFNEEFIANAKRMWLLRLAKELPTKVLDKSWPHAPGHCEEASGILHRLHRLHLARIYRLKLTPQQKRQFELKVLAEKVFKGKKNNYASSVPTWFQEDRIPKEHIQGVNDFVASTFGSEQLKYQSFCTKFDRHGYKSRDRFILLSNKAVYVLDGKTYKQKHRLPLEKIDFTLTNHNDDLMVIRIPLDLKKDKGDLILIIPRIIEFSTYIIDTVGTASIVSIVDRNSLEHNVVKGKGGVIDIQTGAEPGVVRDKGHLVIIGTQ; via the exons ATGGAGACGGGCCTGCACGAGCGAGATCGTGCTGGAGTCCAGGACTTTGTGCTCCTCGAGAACTACCAGAGCGAAGAAGCCTTCATCGGGAATCTGAAGAAGCGGTTCCAAGAAGACTTGATTTAT ACCTACATTGGCCAGGTGTTGATCTCCGTGAATCCCTACAAACAGCTGCCCATCTACACCGACGACCATGTCAAGCCGTACAGGAACAAGCACTTCTACGAGATGCCCCCACACAT CTTTGCGGTGACGGACAACGCCTTCCGTTCACTGATCGAGGAGAACCGCGGCCAGTGCGTGCTCATCTCCGGAGAGAGTGGTTCCGGCAAGACGGAGGCCTCCAAGAAGGTGCTGCAGTTCATTGCCGCCTGCTCCGGCAACCAGACGACCGTCGAGGGCGTCAAGGACAAGCTGCTAAAGAGCAATCCCGTGCTGGAGGCCTTCGGTAATGCCAAGACGAACCGGAATGACAACTCCTCGCGGTTCGGCAAGTACATGGACATCCAGTTCGATTTCAAAGGAGCTCCGATCGGAGGCAACATCCTCAACTATCTGTTGGAAAAGTCGCGAGTGGTGGCTCAAATGGGGGGCGAGCGCAACTTCCACATCTTCTACCAACTCCTGGCCGGTGCCGATGAGGCCCTTCTGCAGGAACTGCGTCTGGAGCGGGCTCTGGACACCTATAGCTACCTGACGGATGGG CTCAATGGCTCCGTGACGAGCATTAACGATGCGGACAGCTTCAAGCAGGTACAGCAGGCCCTCACTGTGATCGACTTCAGCAAGGAGGAGCAGCGCGAGATCTTCGGAATCGTGGCCAGCATTCTGCATCTAGGAAACGTTGGCTTCACTGAGGTCGAGGGCAATGCCAAAGTGAACAGCAGGGATCTGGTGGTCACCGCTGCTCGTTTGCTTGGTGTGAACGCTAGCGAACTAGAGGCCGCCCTAACGCACCGTACAATTGACGCTCGGGGGGATGTGGTGACCTCACCACTGAACCAGGAGCTCGCCATCTATGCCAGGGACGCCTTGGCCAAGGCTGTCTACGATCGTCTGTTCTCCTGGCTGGTTCAGCGCCTCAACATTTCGCTGCAGGCGAAGGAAACGCGGGCGTCCCGGAACAATGTGATGGGCATTCTGGACATCTATGGATTCGAGATCTTCCAGAAGAACAGCTTTGAGCAGTTCTGCATCAATTTCTGCAACGagaagctgcagcagctgttcATCGAGCTAACCCTGAAGTCGGAGCAGGATGAATACCGCCGGGAGGGCATCGAGTGGATACCTGTGGAGTACTTCGACAACAAGGTGATTTGCAACCTGATCGAGGAGAAGCACAAGGGCATCATCTCCATACTGGACGAGGAGTGCCTGCGACCAGGAGAGCCCACGGATAAGACCTTCCTTGAGAAGCTCACCCAGAAGTTGGCCCAGCACCACCACTACGTTTGCCACGAAAAGGCGCCCGCCCACATCAAGAAAATCATGCTGCGCGATGAGTTCCGCTTGGTTCACTATGCCGGCGAGGTCACCTACAGTGTCAATGGATTCCTGGACAAGAACAACGACCTGTTGTTCAGGGATCTGAAGGAGACCCTCAGCAAGGCTGGCAACGGCATTGTGAGGAGCTGCTTCCCGGAGAAAGAGCTGCGCAGCCTGAAGCGTCCGGAGACGGCCATCACCCAGTTCCGTGCCTCTCTTAATAACCTCATGGACATTCTGATGTGCAAGGAGCCGAGCTACATTCGCTGCATCAAGCCAAACGACCTGCAGACTGCCAACGTCTTCAACGATGAGTTGGTACTGCACCAGGTCAAGTACCTTGGCCTGATGGAGAATCTGCGTGTGAGGCGAGCTGGTTTCGCCTACCGACGAGCGTATGAGCTCTTCCTGGAGCGCTACAAGTCCCTGAGCAAGTCCACCTGGCCCAATTACAAGGGTCCCGGTGGCCCGAAAGCGGGCGTCCAGCAGCTGGTGAAAGATTTGGGCTGGGACGAGGAAAAGTACAGGGTGGGCGAGACGAAACTATTCATCCGCTGGCCAAGAACCCTGTTCGATACTGAGGATGCCTACCAGGAGAAGAAACATGAGATAGCGGCCATCATCCAGGCCCACTGGAAGGGATTGATGCAGAGGAGGAAATACCTGAAACTGCGTGCTCAGGTGATCATACTGCAGAGCTACTGTCGCCGAAAGTTGGCCCAGCAGGCGGCCAAGAAGCGCAGGGAGGCCGCCGATAAGATTCGTGCCTTTATCAAGGGCTTCATCACCAGGAACGATGCCCCGAATGGCTTCAACGAAGAGTTTATTGCCAACGCTAAGCGGATGTGGCTGCTTCGACTGGCCAAGGAGCTGCCCACCAAGGTGCTGGATAAGAGCTGGCCCCATGCCCCTGGGCATTGCGAGGAGGCCTCCGGCATCCTTCACCGCCTGCACCGTCTTCACTTGGCCAGGATCTACCGCCTTAAACTGACGCCGCAGCAGAAGAGGCAATTCGAGCTGAAGGTCCTGGCGGAAAAGGTCTTTAAGGGCAAGAAGAACAACTACGCGAGCAGTGTGCCCACCTGGTTCCAGGAGGACCGCATCCCCAAGGAGCACATCCAGGGAGTCAACGACTTCGTGGCCAGCACCTTCGGCAGCGAGCAGCTTAAGTACCAATCCTTCTGCACCAAGTTTGATCGGCACGGCTACAAGTCCCGCGACCGCTTCATCCTGCTGAGCAACAAGGCTGTCTACGTCCTCGACGGAAAGACATACAAGCAGAAGCACCGCCTGCCGCTGGAAAAGATCGACTTCACGCTGACGAACCACAACGACGACCTGATGGTCATCCGCATTCCGCTCGACCTGAAAAAGGACAAGGGCGACTTGATTCTGATCATTCCGCGCATCATCGAGTTCAGCACGTATATCATTGACACCGTGGGAACTGCTTCCATCGTCTCCATTGTGGACAGAAATTC GCTGGAGCACAACGTGGTCAAGGGCAAGGGCGGCGTCATCGACATCCAAACGGGCGCCGAGCCCGGAGTGGTTCGTGATAAGGGCCATCTAGTTATC ATTGGAACGCAATAG
- the LOC6610303 gene encoding acyl carrier protein, mitochondrial isoform X1: MSFTQIARSCSRLAATLAPRRVASGILIQSQASRMMHRIAVPSMTSQLSQECRGRWQTQLVRRYSAKPPLSLKLINERVLLVLKLYDKIDPSKLNVESHFINDLGLDSLDHVEVIMAMEDEFGFEIPDSDAEKLLKPADIIKYVADKEDVYE; this comes from the exons ATGTCGTTCACACAGATCGCGCGCAGCTGCAGTCGGCTGGCGGCCACTTTGGCCCCACGGAGAGTCGCCTCCGGCATTCTCATCCAGTCACAGGCCTCCAGGATGATGCACAGGATCGCCGTGCCATCGATGACCAGTCAGTTGAGCCAA GAGTGCCGTGGTCGCTGGCAAACGCAATTGGTGCGCAGATACTCGGCGAAACCGCCGCTCTCGCTGAAGCTGATCAATGAGCGCGTCTTGCTTGTGCTCAAGCTCTACGACAAGATCGATCCCAGCAAG CTCAACGTTGAGTCGCACTTCATCAACGACTTGGGACTGGACTCCTTGGACCACGTGGAGGTCATCATGGCCATGGAGGACGAGTTCGGTTTCGAGATCCCCGACTCTGATGCCGAGAAGCTGCTTAAACCTGCCGACATTATTAAGTACGTCGCCGACAAGGAGGATGTGTACGAGtaa
- the LOC6610303 gene encoding acyl carrier protein, mitochondrial isoform X2 produces the protein MSFTQIARSCSRLAATLAPRRVASGILIQSQASRMMHRIAVPSMTSQLSQKFGVRSYSAKSTIEDIKFRVLKVVSAYDKVTAEKLNVESHFINDLGLDSLDHVEVIMAMEDEFGFEIPDSDAEKLLKPADIIKYVADKEDVYE, from the exons ATGTCGTTCACACAGATCGCGCGCAGCTGCAGTCGGCTGGCGGCCACTTTGGCCCCACGGAGAGTCGCCTCCGGCATTCTCATCCAGTCACAGGCCTCCAGGATGATGCACAGGATCGCCGTGCCATCGATGACCAGTCAGTTGAGCCAA AAGTTCGGTGTGCGCAGCTACTCGGCCAAGAGCACCATCGAGGACATCAAGTTCCGCGTGCTGAAGGTTGTCTCCGCCTACGACAAAGTGACCGCCGAGAAG CTCAACGTTGAGTCGCACTTCATCAACGACTTGGGACTGGACTCCTTGGACCACGTGGAGGTCATCATGGCCATGGAGGACGAGTTCGGTTTCGAGATCCCCGACTCTGATGCCGAGAAGCTGCTTAAACCTGCCGACATTATTAAGTACGTCGCCGACAAGGAGGATGTGTACGAGtaa
- the LOC6610303 gene encoding acyl carrier protein, mitochondrial isoform X3: MSFTQIARSCSRLAATLAPRRVASGILIQSQASRMMHRIAVPSMTSQLSQKFGVRSYSAKSTIEDIKFRVLKVVSAYDKECRGRWQTQLVRRYSAKPPLSLKLINERVLLVLKLYDKIDPSKLNVESHFINDLGLDSLDHVEVIMAMEDEFGFEIPDSDAEKLLKPADIIKYVADKEDVYE; this comes from the exons ATGTCGTTCACACAGATCGCGCGCAGCTGCAGTCGGCTGGCGGCCACTTTGGCCCCACGGAGAGTCGCCTCCGGCATTCTCATCCAGTCACAGGCCTCCAGGATGATGCACAGGATCGCCGTGCCATCGATGACCAGTCAGTTGAGCCAA AAGTTCGGTGTGCGCAGCTACTCGGCCAAGAGCACCATCGAGGACATCAAGTTCCGCGTGCTGAAGGTTGTCTCCGCCTACGACAAA GAGTGCCGTGGTCGCTGGCAAACGCAATTGGTGCGCAGATACTCGGCGAAACCGCCGCTCTCGCTGAAGCTGATCAATGAGCGCGTCTTGCTTGTGCTCAAGCTCTACGACAAGATCGATCCCAGCAAG CTCAACGTTGAGTCGCACTTCATCAACGACTTGGGACTGGACTCCTTGGACCACGTGGAGGTCATCATGGCCATGGAGGACGAGTTCGGTTTCGAGATCCCCGACTCTGATGCCGAGAAGCTGCTTAAACCTGCCGACATTATTAAGTACGTCGCCGACAAGGAGGATGTGTACGAGtaa